From one Plasmodium chabaudi chabaudi strain AS genome assembly, chromosome: 4 genomic stretch:
- a CDS encoding dynein intermediate light chain, putative, which yields MKKETPTASNSSSNFLKKGSTVTLWKKKGNAKGKEIVKDQESKKENLFIKKSNINLSKENSISMLVTSKLKSEDNLKNKKKQKEIKNMDNNIVSKKLSIQEIGKDAKESETEEGNKLENGIEIVSKMKILNNMVEHNESFNNFEKDKQKKDIQMEWKEEREEDIQIEDLGKVDIFSKNEIKFENQKYELHGDEYNKIEVHGEGIEKKKSNDEEGIRHEKSSIYKSILKKLNIDKNDEVENSHIIILGNKDVGKSSLLKSLQKISLEGDGEYTDLLYKNEIRVLPFDYGCLNIKNFEDNKKIHDIQGNSHVWILQHPCYTSLLIKNLKNFKNIKKIIILICTDLYKPYNIISEINSWIDVMHKIFEDLYSDYDMEVVGELKNNLETYIYNYKGVEKNGKTGTKEEQHVTNGVGTHSDFESNKEGSIDSVNNVRKEKEGRAKLVKINLSFPIVFVICKSDGYEILNNRTYQGYIDVIISYLRNLAISYQAAILFCNTINKNELINVELLYRYMMHRLYDFPFKEKEILDCYEKIFIPSGYDDEELINKSIKNTFVGNFNKPYDSIIIKPMTNKTIVAEHSQNIVPAIYYNDFLASISTNSSNDNMTNGYIKKDMNGISIDNIESSNGVKNTDKGNRSSNAENDNGNNNYSVTNNENNNDKSDKFLHSFFQNLLEKGRSKSPSVSTIDPLILEKKKIIK from the coding sequence atgaaaaaggaaACACCCACTGCTTCAAACAGTTCATCGaactttttgaaaaaaggAAGCACTGTTACTTtgtggaaaaaaaaaggaaatgcCAAAGGGAAAGAAATTGTAAAGGATCAAGAAagtaaaaaagaaaatttatttataaaaaaaagtaacaTAAACTTATCAAAAGAAAATAGTATAAGCATGTTAGTTACTTCAAAACTAAAGAGTGAagacaatttaaaaaataaaaaaaaacaaaaagaaataaaaaatatggataataatattgttaGTAAAAAGTTGAGCATACAAGAGATTGGAAAGGATGCGAAAGAAAGTGAAACAGAGGAAGGGAATAAATTGGAAAACGGAATAGAAATAGTTtctaaaatgaaaatattaaataatatggtTGAGCATAATGAaagttttaataattttgaaaaagacaaacaaaaaaaggatATACAAATGGAATGGAAAGAGGAAAGAGAAGAAGATATACAAATTGAAGACCTTGGTAAGGTAGacattttttctaaaaatgaaataaagtttgaaaatcaaaaatatgaattgcATGGagatgaatataataaaattgaagtACATGGTGAGGgtatcgaaaaaaaaaaaagtaatgaCGAAGAAGGAATAAGACATGAAAAAAgtagcatatataaaagtatattaaaaaaattaaatatcgATAAAAACGACGAGGTTGAAAATagtcatataataattttaggGAACAAAGATGTAGGAAAGtcttcattattaaaatcattacaaaaaatatcgtTAGAAGGGGATGGAGAATATACAgacttattatataaaaatgaaataagaGTATTACCTTTTGATTATGGatgtttaaatataaaaaattttgaggataataaaaaaatacatgatATACAAGGGAATAGTCATGTATGGATATTACAACATCCTTGTTATACTAGTTtgttaattaaaaatcttaaaaactttaaaaatataaaaaaaattattattttaatctGTActgatttatataaaccatataatataatttcagAGATAAACAGTTGGATTGATGTtatgcataaaatttttgagGATCTCTATTCGGACTACGACATGGAGGTTGTTGGTGAGTTGAAGAACAACTTGGAGacgtacatatataattacaaaGGCGTGGAAAAGAACGGAAAAACTGGCACAAAGGAAGAACAACATGTAACGAATGGAGTTGGCACACACTCTGATTTCGAAAGTAACAAGGAAGGAAGTATAGACAGTGTAAACAATGTGAGAAAGGAAAAGGAAGGACGAGCAAaattagtaaaaataaatttatcatttccAATAGTTTTCGTTATATGTAAATCTGATggatatgaaatattaaataacaGAACATATCAAGGATATATAGATGTAATTATATCGTATTTAAGAAATTTAGCTATAAGTTATCAAGCGGCAATACTATTTTGTAAtactataaataaaaacgaaCTAATTAATGTTGAACttttatatagatatatgaTGCATAGATTATATGACTTTCcatttaaagaaaaagaaatattagattgttatgaaaaaatatttatacctTCAGGATATGATGATGAAgagttaataaataaatcaattaaaaatacatttgttggaaattttaataaaccATATGattctattattattaagcCAATGACAAATAAAACGATTGTTGCTGAACATAGCCAAAATATAGTTCCtgcaatttattataacgATTTTTTAGCTAGTATATCTACAAACTCTTctaatgataatatgaCAAATggctatataaaaaaagatatgaATGGTATTAGTATCGATAACATTGAATCGTCAAATGGGGTGAAAAATACAGATAAGGGAAATCGAAGTAGCAATGCTGAGAATGATAATGGAAATAACAATTATAGTGttacaaataatgaaaataataatgataaaagtGATAAATTTTTGCACAgcttttttcaaaatctTCTTGAAAAAGGAAGATCTAAATCTCCTAGTGTATCAACTATTGATCCAttaattttagaaaaaaaaaaaataataaaataa